In the Kwoniella shandongensis chromosome 1, complete sequence genome, one interval contains:
- a CDS encoding 40S ribosomal protein uS9: protein MSAVQTFGKKKTATAVAHVTPGRGLIRLNGSPISLVEPVVLRYKVYEPVLVVGAEKLANLDIRLRVKGGGHVSQLYALRQAIAKGIVAFYAKNEDAASALELKKTLIAYDRSLLVADPRRMEPKKFGGRGARARRQKSYR from the exons ATGTCCGCCGTCCAAACCTtcggcaagaagaag ACTGCCACCGCTGTGGCTCACGTCACCCCCGGTCGAGGTCTTATCAGACTCAACGGTTCCcccatctccctcgtcgAGCC CGTCGTCCTCCGATACAAGGTCTACGAGCCCGTCCTTGTTGTTGGTGCTGAAAAGCTCGCCAACCTCGACATCCGTCTCCGAGTCAAGGGTGGTGGTCACGTCTCTCAGCTTTACGCTCTCCGACAGGCCATCGCCAAGGGTATCGTTGC CTTCTACGCCAAGAACGAGGATGCCGCTTCCGCTCtcgagttgaagaagacccTCATCGCCTACGACCGATCCCTCCTCGTTGCTGACCCCAGGAGAATGGAGCCCAAGAAGTTCGGTGGTCGTGGTGCCCGAGCAAGGAGGCAAAAG TCTTACCGATAA